Proteins co-encoded in one Natronorubrum daqingense genomic window:
- a CDS encoding DUF7556 family protein, with protein MTLETEPVGEGLNSDGDVVAAIDEIEGETHLVIADIAQDNTWLSMPEYDVASLESWR; from the coding sequence ATGACACTCGAGACCGAACCGGTCGGTGAGGGGTTGAATTCCGACGGTGACGTCGTCGCCGCAATCGACGAAATCGAGGGCGAAACGCACCTCGTTATCGCCGACATCGCGCAGGACAATACGTGGCTCTCGATGCCCGAGTACGACGTCGCGTCGCTCGAATCGTGGCGATAA
- the rad50 gene encoding DNA double-strand break repair ATPase Rad50 has protein sequence MKVDRIRLLNFKCYGDADLELDRGVTVVHGVNGSGKSTLLEGVFFALYGSKALADRTLDDVITTGEEESEIELWFTHDGRAYHVERHLKLRGDRATTTKCVLETPTESIEGARDVRREVTTLLRMDAEAFVNCAYVRQGEVNKLIHASPSDRQDMIDDLLQLGALEEYRERASDARLGVKTVLDGQREVLENVRQQVEEKEDGDLHDRLNALESRNAELTKELDNYETQREQARETFETANDVLERHAETREEIEELDEEIDDFRSKISETERQREDAHEEIREKSDRREELDDEREALLSDVDLDVDRNVNSDDGDDGDDTEDADGSTLEAVESRTETLEDRDDELRDDLEDVRVEITETNSDIERLRDDASDLESQAETAREDAEDLASKLETDKDAIEEREEKLDELDGKIETERERFSEPETATPPQSVSDSDGLSIALGDAEAALEALEADREDLTDKIGDITADIRTIENAIEEGETLLEEGKCPECGQSVEDSPHVDVLSEKRDELAERRETLEERETEREALDERIERVESLREAERQVDRLEENRDNIARLLEEKRETISDRREQREQLRADAEEYEADAEDKRERADELEESVDSLRGDLGEINGERSEIREMLERLSRVVDVETERSELASGIETLRERRDDWQTMNDERRETLSGKRERKRDLESEFDDERVETARQDKRDAEDYLEKVDAKLEDLREARTEVQNEIGAVERELEELEELRDRVKAVEARCERLQSLYDEAETLQATYADLRAELRQHNVETLDRLLNETFELVYQNDSYAGIDLDGEYRLTVYQKDGEALEPEQLSGGERALFNLSLRCAIYRLLAEGVEGAAPMPPLILDEPTVFLDSGHITQLVSLVESMREHGVEQIVVVSHDEELVGAADSLVRVRKDATSNRSRLERGRPPEIDLLVSD, from the coding sequence GTGAAAGTCGACCGAATCCGCCTATTGAACTTCAAGTGTTACGGCGACGCCGACCTCGAGTTAGACCGCGGCGTCACGGTCGTCCACGGGGTCAACGGCAGCGGCAAGTCGACGCTGCTCGAGGGCGTGTTCTTCGCACTGTACGGCTCGAAAGCCCTGGCCGATCGAACCCTCGACGACGTGATCACGACCGGCGAGGAGGAATCCGAAATCGAACTCTGGTTCACCCACGACGGCCGGGCGTATCACGTCGAACGTCACCTCAAACTCAGAGGAGACCGGGCGACGACGACCAAATGCGTCCTCGAGACGCCGACCGAGTCAATCGAGGGCGCTCGAGACGTTCGCCGGGAGGTCACGACGCTCCTGCGGATGGACGCCGAGGCGTTCGTTAACTGCGCGTACGTCCGTCAGGGCGAGGTGAACAAACTCATCCACGCTTCGCCGAGTGACCGACAGGACATGATCGACGACCTGCTCCAACTCGGTGCACTCGAGGAGTATCGCGAACGAGCGAGTGACGCCCGACTCGGCGTCAAGACGGTCCTCGACGGACAACGCGAGGTGCTCGAGAACGTGCGTCAGCAAGTCGAAGAAAAGGAAGACGGTGATCTCCACGACCGGTTAAACGCCCTCGAGTCTCGAAACGCGGAACTTACGAAAGAACTCGACAACTACGAAACGCAACGCGAGCAGGCGCGGGAGACGTTCGAAACGGCGAACGACGTCCTCGAACGCCACGCGGAGACCCGCGAAGAGATCGAGGAACTCGACGAAGAGATCGACGACTTCCGTTCGAAAATATCCGAGACCGAACGTCAACGCGAGGACGCACACGAGGAGATTCGCGAGAAGTCCGACCGCCGCGAGGAACTCGACGACGAACGCGAGGCCCTCCTCTCGGACGTCGACCTCGACGTCGATCGAAACGTCAACAGCGACGACGGCGACGATGGCGACGACACCGAGGACGCCGACGGTAGTACCCTCGAGGCCGTCGAATCCCGGACGGAGACACTCGAGGATCGCGACGACGAACTTCGAGACGATCTCGAGGACGTTCGCGTCGAAATTACGGAGACGAACAGCGATATCGAGCGACTCCGCGACGACGCATCCGATCTCGAGTCGCAAGCCGAGACGGCACGCGAAGACGCCGAGGATCTCGCGTCGAAACTCGAGACGGACAAGGATGCTATCGAGGAACGCGAGGAGAAACTCGACGAATTGGACGGGAAAATCGAGACCGAGCGCGAGCGATTTTCGGAGCCGGAGACGGCGACGCCGCCCCAGTCGGTGAGCGATAGTGACGGTCTGTCGATCGCGCTCGGCGACGCGGAGGCCGCACTCGAGGCACTCGAAGCCGACCGCGAGGACCTGACCGACAAGATCGGTGACATCACCGCCGACATTCGGACCATCGAAAACGCGATCGAAGAGGGAGAGACGCTGCTCGAGGAGGGCAAGTGTCCGGAGTGTGGCCAGTCCGTCGAGGACTCGCCCCACGTCGACGTGCTGTCGGAGAAACGAGACGAACTCGCGGAGCGACGAGAGACGCTCGAGGAGAGAGAAACCGAGCGCGAAGCGCTCGACGAGCGCATCGAGCGCGTCGAATCCCTGCGAGAAGCCGAACGGCAAGTCGATCGACTCGAGGAAAACCGTGACAACATCGCGCGGTTACTCGAGGAAAAACGCGAGACGATTTCCGATCGCCGCGAGCAACGCGAGCAACTGCGGGCGGACGCCGAGGAGTACGAGGCGGACGCCGAGGACAAACGCGAGCGAGCCGACGAACTCGAGGAATCGGTCGACTCGCTTCGAGGCGATCTTGGCGAGATCAACGGCGAACGAAGCGAGATCAGGGAGATGCTCGAGCGCCTGTCACGCGTCGTCGACGTCGAGACCGAACGGTCGGAACTCGCCTCCGGTATCGAAACGCTGCGCGAACGCCGCGACGATTGGCAGACGATGAACGACGAGCGCCGCGAGACGCTCTCTGGAAAACGCGAGCGAAAGCGCGACCTCGAGTCCGAGTTCGACGACGAGCGAGTCGAAACAGCACGACAGGACAAACGAGACGCGGAAGACTACCTCGAGAAAGTCGACGCGAAACTCGAGGACCTCCGGGAAGCGCGCACCGAGGTCCAAAACGAGATCGGTGCCGTCGAACGCGAACTCGAGGAACTCGAGGAGCTTCGCGACCGAGTCAAGGCCGTCGAAGCGCGCTGTGAGCGACTCCAGTCGCTCTACGACGAAGCTGAGACGCTACAAGCGACGTACGCGGACCTTCGAGCGGAACTCCGCCAGCACAACGTCGAAACGCTCGATCGACTCCTCAACGAGACGTTCGAACTGGTCTATCAGAACGACTCCTACGCCGGCATCGACCTCGACGGCGAGTACCGACTGACCGTCTACCAGAAAGACGGCGAAGCGCTCGAGCCCGAACAGCTCTCGGGCGGAGAACGCGCGCTGTTCAACCTCAGCCTCCGGTGTGCGATCTATCGCCTGCTCGCCGAAGGCGTCGAGGGGGCCGCGCCGATGCCGCCACTCATCCTCGACGAACCGACGGTGTTCTTGGATTCGGGGCACATCACCCAACTCGTCTCGCTGGTCGAATCCATGCGTGAACACGGCGTCGAACAGATCGTCGTCGTCAGTCACGACGAGGAACTCGTCGGAGCCGCCGACTCGCTCGTCCGAGTTCGCAAAGACGCCACCTCGAATCGCTCGCGACTCGAGCGAGGGCGACCGCCGGAGATCGATCTGCTCGTCTCCGATTGA
- a CDS encoding LUD domain-containing protein, whose translation MTTDTVGRFERSLVDLEVGVERASAADASERIDSMLDDPAVGVPLPFEDVAQPESVDTNPTGDDLAEARTGVTPATFAIATYGTVAIESRPDGDEPVSLYPDRHVAVVAASDVVDDIGAGFERLESAFAAGNSIVFATGRSATADMGSLVHGVHGPGSVDVLVLEDR comes from the coding sequence ATGACAACCGACACGGTCGGCCGATTCGAACGGTCGCTCGTCGACCTCGAGGTCGGCGTCGAACGCGCCTCGGCCGCCGACGCGAGCGAGCGAATCGACTCGATGCTCGACGACCCCGCCGTCGGCGTTCCCCTCCCCTTCGAGGACGTCGCTCAGCCCGAATCGGTGGACACGAACCCGACTGGAGACGATCTCGCGGAAGCGCGAACAGGCGTTACACCCGCGACGTTCGCGATCGCAACGTACGGCACCGTCGCAATCGAATCCAGACCCGACGGCGACGAACCGGTGAGTCTCTACCCCGACCGCCACGTCGCGGTCGTCGCGGCCAGCGACGTGGTCGACGACATCGGGGCCGGCTTCGAGCGCCTCGAGTCGGCGTTCGCCGCGGGCAACAGCATCGTCTTCGCAACGGGTCGAAGCGCGACGGCGGACATGGGTTCGCTCGTCCACGGCGTCCACGGACCCGGCTCGGTCGACGTACTCGTCCTCGAGGATCGGTGA
- the pan1 gene encoding proteasome-activating nucleotidase Pan1, with the protein MSDTVDDVDLPYDEDEASQQEKITALEDRLEILEAQNEEMRDKLLDANAENNKYQQKLERLTHENKKLKQSPLFVATIQEITNEGVIIKQHGNNQEALTEVTDEMREELEPDARVAVNNSLSIVKSLSNETDVRARVMEVTESPEVSYEDIGGLEEQMQEVRETVEMPLENPDMFDDVGIDPPSGVLLYGPPGTGKTMLAKAVANQTDATFIKMAGSELVHKFIGEGAKLVRDLFKVAREHQPALIFIDEIDAIAAKRTESKTSGDAEVQRTMMQLLSEMDGFEDRGDIRIIAATNRFDMLDRAILRPGRFDRLIEVPKPNEEGREIIFKIHTRGMNVSDDVDFEELATEAAEASGADVKAICTEAGMFAIRDDRTEIRMADFYNAWDKVQADSDSSEQVSKTFA; encoded by the coding sequence ATGAGCGACACTGTGGACGACGTCGACCTCCCATACGACGAGGACGAGGCGTCCCAACAGGAGAAGATCACGGCACTCGAGGACCGGCTCGAGATCCTCGAGGCGCAAAACGAGGAGATGCGTGACAAGCTCCTCGATGCCAACGCCGAGAACAACAAGTACCAGCAGAAACTCGAGCGGTTGACCCACGAGAACAAGAAACTCAAGCAGTCCCCGCTGTTCGTCGCCACGATCCAGGAGATCACGAACGAAGGCGTCATCATCAAACAACACGGGAACAACCAGGAAGCGCTGACCGAGGTTACCGACGAGATGCGCGAGGAACTCGAACCGGACGCTCGCGTGGCCGTCAACAACTCACTCTCTATCGTCAAATCCCTCTCGAACGAGACCGACGTCCGCGCTCGCGTCATGGAAGTCACCGAAAGTCCCGAAGTGAGCTACGAGGACATCGGCGGCCTCGAAGAACAGATGCAAGAAGTTCGCGAGACCGTCGAAATGCCCCTCGAGAACCCCGATATGTTCGACGACGTCGGGATCGACCCCCCGAGTGGCGTCTTGCTCTACGGACCCCCCGGGACGGGGAAGACGATGCTCGCCAAAGCCGTCGCCAATCAGACCGACGCCACCTTCATCAAGATGGCCGGCTCCGAGCTCGTCCACAAGTTTATCGGCGAGGGTGCCAAGCTCGTCCGCGACCTGTTCAAAGTCGCCCGTGAGCACCAGCCCGCGCTGATCTTCATCGACGAAATCGACGCCATCGCTGCCAAGCGAACGGAGTCGAAGACGTCGGGAGACGCCGAAGTCCAGCGGACGATGATGCAACTCCTCAGCGAGATGGACGGCTTCGAGGACCGCGGTGACATCCGTATCATCGCCGCCACGAACCGCTTCGACATGCTCGACCGCGCCATCCTTCGACCCGGGCGCTTCGACCGACTCATCGAGGTCCCCAAGCCGAACGAGGAGGGTCGCGAGATCATCTTCAAGATCCACACGCGCGGGATGAACGTCTCCGACGACGTCGACTTCGAAGAACTCGCCACAGAAGCGGCCGAAGCATCTGGTGCAGACGTCAAAGCGATCTGTACGGAAGCCGGGATGTTCGCGATTCGCGACGATCGAACCGAAATCCGGATGGCAGACTTCTACAACGCCTGGGACAAGGTCCAGGCCGACTCCGACTCGAGCGAACAGGTCTCGAAGACGTTCGCCTAA
- a CDS encoding DUF2243 domain-containing protein, with protein MSNRAETWLGLPRRFKPLVLAGVALGLGLGGFFDGLVFHQILQWHHLLSSHPDPNIAGDMELNMQADGLFHAVAWILTAIGVALLLRAWKQPGVPPSGRTLFGSWLMGWGLFNLLEGIVNHHLLGVHHVWPDGPGPVLLWDLAFLLWGLVFLAVGYRLVQTDTTTVPAPQNRAIRDDSGDTG; from the coding sequence ATGTCCAACCGCGCGGAGACGTGGCTCGGCCTACCGCGTCGATTCAAGCCCCTCGTGTTGGCCGGTGTCGCACTCGGCCTCGGCCTCGGTGGCTTCTTCGACGGCCTCGTTTTTCACCAAATTCTGCAGTGGCACCACCTGTTGTCCTCGCATCCGGATCCGAACATCGCCGGTGACATGGAACTCAATATGCAAGCGGATGGGCTCTTCCACGCCGTCGCGTGGATACTCACGGCCATCGGCGTCGCCCTGCTACTCAGGGCATGGAAACAGCCTGGCGTCCCCCCGTCAGGGCGAACGCTCTTCGGTTCGTGGTTGATGGGCTGGGGGCTGTTTAATCTCCTCGAGGGAATCGTGAACCACCACCTCCTCGGGGTCCACCACGTCTGGCCCGACGGTCCCGGTCCCGTGCTCCTGTGGGACCTCGCGTTCCTCCTCTGGGGGCTCGTGTTCCTCGCCGTGGGGTACCGCCTCGTCCAGACCGATACGACGACGGTTCCAGCACCCCAAAACCGTGCGATTCGGGATGATTCCGGTGACACGGGCTGA
- the mre11 gene encoding DNA double-strand break repair protein Mre11: protein MTRVIHTGDTHIGYQQYNAPERRQDFLEGFRSVVDDAIDDDVDAVVHAGDLFHDRRPSLLDLQGTVEILRTLADADIPFLAVVGNHESKRDAQWLDLFADLGLATRLGRDPQVIDNVAVYGLDFVPESRRDDLEYDFAPVPAEADHATLVSHGLFEPFAHANWDTEHVLETSSVEFDAVLLGDNHKPDTAEVADAWVTYCGSTERASASEREDRGYNLVDFDDSITISRRGLTDTREFVFVDVDLEEGEGVERVQERVRQHDLEDAVVIVTLEGDGKPVTPATIEEAAIERGALVARLNDRRDLPEEDEAVSVSFADPDAAVRERVRDLGLSDAARSIDETVRNDDLVDSNVRESVERRVRELLEDDASAFDPAPERSPDDEDVTTVADQLAGTPATAEPAGTDESASSASTPVEDGGLETAPKTGDLEETGETDETNDSDDSDDSDETENGAHAGETRESSADSTESTTDGSGDGDTTSLGDFA from the coding sequence ATGACACGGGTGATTCATACGGGCGACACCCACATCGGGTACCAACAGTACAACGCGCCCGAGCGCCGCCAGGACTTTCTCGAGGGCTTTCGATCCGTCGTCGACGACGCGATCGACGACGACGTCGACGCAGTGGTCCACGCCGGAGACCTCTTTCACGACCGTCGACCGAGCCTCCTCGACCTCCAGGGAACCGTCGAAATCCTCCGCACGCTCGCCGACGCCGATATCCCCTTTCTCGCCGTCGTCGGCAACCACGAGTCCAAACGCGACGCACAGTGGCTCGACCTCTTCGCGGATCTCGGTCTCGCGACCCGCCTCGGACGCGATCCGCAGGTGATCGACAACGTCGCCGTCTACGGACTGGACTTCGTCCCCGAATCCCGTCGCGACGACCTCGAGTACGACTTCGCCCCTGTTCCCGCCGAGGCCGACCACGCGACCCTCGTCAGCCACGGCCTGTTCGAACCCTTCGCGCACGCGAACTGGGATACGGAACACGTCCTCGAGACCTCGTCCGTCGAGTTCGACGCCGTGCTCCTCGGCGACAACCACAAACCCGATACGGCAGAAGTCGCCGACGCGTGGGTCACCTACTGCGGGTCGACCGAGCGCGCGAGCGCGAGCGAACGCGAGGACCGCGGCTACAACCTCGTCGATTTCGACGACTCGATCACGATCAGCCGACGCGGACTGACCGACACTCGCGAGTTCGTCTTCGTCGACGTCGACCTCGAGGAAGGCGAGGGGGTCGAGCGGGTGCAAGAACGCGTCCGCCAACACGACCTCGAAGACGCCGTCGTCATCGTCACGCTCGAGGGCGATGGCAAACCAGTTACACCCGCGACGATCGAGGAAGCGGCTATCGAACGAGGGGCACTCGTCGCTCGGCTCAACGACCGACGCGACCTGCCCGAAGAAGACGAGGCGGTTTCAGTGAGTTTCGCCGATCCGGACGCTGCCGTTCGCGAGCGCGTCCGAGACCTCGGATTGAGCGACGCTGCACGAAGCATCGACGAAACGGTTCGAAACGACGACCTGGTGGACTCGAACGTCCGCGAAAGCGTCGAACGCCGCGTCCGCGAGTTGCTCGAGGACGATGCGTCGGCCTTCGATCCCGCTCCGGAGCGAAGCCCCGACGACGAGGACGTGACGACCGTCGCCGACCAACTCGCGGGAACACCAGCAACGGCCGAACCCGCCGGAACTGACGAATCCGCCTCGAGTGCATCCACTCCCGTCGAGGACGGGGGACTCGAGACAGCCCCCAAAACCGGCGACCTCGAGGAAACCGGAGAAACCGATGAAACCAACGACTCAGACGACTCCGACGACTCCGACGAAACAGAGAACGGGGCTCACGCCGGGGAAACACGCGAATCGAGTGCCGACTCGACCGAGAGCACGACCGACGGTTCTGGAGACGGCGACACCACCTCGCTGGGTGATTTCGCGTGA
- a CDS encoding DUF3194 domain-containing protein gives MSSEDPTDEEVVQTASDAAEGYVFTQYKQSDVRDLDVTASFDDGMLEVDVYLNAPDGEETPNPETVADDAALAARDAVDDLFGE, from the coding sequence ATGTCGAGTGAGGATCCGACCGACGAGGAGGTCGTTCAGACGGCCTCCGACGCTGCGGAGGGCTACGTCTTCACGCAGTACAAACAATCGGACGTTCGAGACCTCGACGTGACCGCCTCGTTCGACGACGGCATGCTCGAGGTCGACGTCTACCTCAACGCCCCCGACGGCGAGGAGACACCCAACCCCGAAACGGTCGCAGACGATGCGGCACTCGCCGCACGGGATGCCGTCGACGACCTATTCGGCGAGTAA
- a CDS encoding GMP synthase subunit A yields MTKIVVVDNHGQFTHLERRALRDLGVETELIDNETPPEDIDADGVVLSGGPDMDRIGNSPAYLEGDAPVLGICLGMQLIAEELGGRVDSGEYGGYADVNVEIVSNDDPLIGSLAPETRVWASHADEVVELPDGFDLTARSDVCDVEAMCDTDRDLYGVQWHPEVAHTEEGEEVFENFLEICRQ; encoded by the coding sequence ATGACGAAGATCGTCGTGGTGGACAATCACGGACAGTTCACCCACCTCGAGCGTCGAGCGCTTCGCGACCTCGGCGTCGAAACGGAGTTGATCGACAACGAAACACCACCCGAGGACATCGACGCCGACGGCGTCGTGCTCTCTGGCGGCCCAGACATGGATCGCATCGGCAACTCGCCGGCGTATCTCGAGGGAGACGCACCGGTGCTTGGCATCTGTCTCGGCATGCAACTCATCGCCGAGGAACTCGGCGGCCGCGTCGACAGCGGCGAGTACGGCGGCTACGCAGACGTGAACGTCGAAATCGTCAGCAACGACGATCCGTTGATCGGTTCGCTCGCACCCGAAACCCGCGTCTGGGCGAGTCACGCCGACGAGGTCGTCGAGTTGCCCGACGGGTTCGACCTGACCGCACGAAGCGACGTCTGCGATGTCGAAGCGATGTGCGATACGGATCGCGATCTCTACGGCGTTCAGTGGCACCCTGAGGTCGCCCACACCGAAGAGGGCGAGGAAGTATTCGAGAACTTTCTCGAAATCTGTCGACAGTAA
- a CDS encoding prefoldin subunit beta produces the protein MQGNLPPEAQEKIEQLQDLQETAQTVAVQKQEAESNLTEAENALEELENIDDDTAMYRKVGELLVETEYDTAEDELEDKVDSLEIRLETLEKQEERVQDQFEGLQDELEDLLGGGGAMGGPAGPGGPGAGGA, from the coding sequence ATGCAAGGCAATCTCCCACCGGAAGCACAGGAGAAAATCGAACAGCTTCAGGACCTTCAGGAGACGGCACAGACCGTCGCCGTCCAGAAACAGGAAGCCGAATCGAACCTCACCGAGGCCGAAAACGCCCTCGAGGAACTCGAGAACATCGACGACGACACCGCCATGTACCGCAAGGTCGGTGAACTCCTCGTCGAGACGGAGTACGACACCGCCGAAGACGAACTCGAGGACAAGGTCGACTCCCTCGAGATCCGACTCGAGACTCTCGAAAAGCAAGAAGAACGCGTCCAGGACCAATTCGAGGGTCTGCAGGACGAACTCGAAGACCTCCTCGGCGGCGGCGGTGCGATGGGCGGCCCAGCAGGCCCAGGCGGACCCGGCGCTGGCGGCGCATAA
- a CDS encoding MarR family transcriptional regulator has protein sequence MSASEAFRQDAESRGSWDDVRDLPPSAKLVAKVLEYNETMTQQQIADETLLPSRTVRYALNRLEDEHVIDSRFSFSDARKRLYSLDIEA, from the coding sequence ATGAGTGCATCAGAAGCGTTCCGGCAGGACGCAGAATCGCGTGGATCCTGGGACGACGTGCGGGACCTGCCACCAAGTGCCAAACTCGTCGCCAAAGTTCTCGAGTACAACGAGACGATGACCCAACAACAAATTGCCGACGAGACGCTGTTGCCCTCGCGAACGGTCCGATACGCGCTAAACCGACTCGAGGACGAGCACGTGATCGACTCGAGATTTTCGTTCTCGGACGCCCGAAAGCGACTGTACAGTCTCGACATCGAAGCCTGA
- a CDS encoding LUD domain-containing protein, with the protein MAERTQPPRSRDEKAAHIRHLLETEGEAVHAQSSSSNARRYDVYEETPTLEDRRSEARAIKEDAIDRLPSLIETVREAVEANGGTVYVADDAADANAYVADVVDHNSGGSNAKSDASATNVSATRANDAAPTVVKSKSMTTEEIDLNDALETAGVEVHETDLGEWVLQVADDTPSHIVGPAMHFTREEITELITERFDPDESVETAEELTRFARDYLGERIREADVGVTGANFVVAETGTMALVTNEGNARKCAVTPDTHVAIAGVEKLIPTVSDLEPFVDIIAKSATGQPISQYVTMLSPPTESPTLAFESDEPISSTRSTDESEEPNANPDRDFHLVLLDNGRMEMREDEQLRETLYCIRCGACSNSCSNFQAVGGHGFGGETYSGGIATGWEAGVHGQDSAAEFNDLCTGCTRCVDACPVKIDIPWINTVVRDRINRDEEPPAYDSLVDGLTPDAEGGGLNLGKRFFGNIATAARLSSATAPISNWIADTPPARALLERTLGIDRRRDLPTFQRESLVEWFEARGGIEASRRRANEAQERGGTADVEREAVLYADVYTNYVDTERGKAAVRTLETLGVPVRVPDLPESGRAPLSQGMVATADRQASRFYGAIAEDLDAGRDLVVVEPSDLAAFHREYERFLPEASFERVRDNSYEVCEYVYGLLENGADPSLLETGAEAAVGDGTAAGEPIAYHAHCQQRTLDLEGPTLAVLERCGYEPTTSSVECCGMAGSFGYKREYYELSMTVGDRLASEVESAETVVASGTSCGDQLESLLERSVPHPIELLAPRR; encoded by the coding sequence ATGGCAGAACGCACCCAACCCCCCCGGAGCCGCGACGAGAAGGCGGCCCACATTCGCCACCTCCTCGAGACCGAAGGTGAAGCGGTTCACGCCCAGTCGAGTTCCTCGAACGCGCGGCGCTACGACGTCTACGAGGAAACGCCGACGCTCGAGGACCGCCGGAGCGAGGCTCGAGCGATTAAAGAAGACGCCATCGACCGACTGCCCTCGTTGATCGAGACGGTCCGCGAGGCGGTCGAGGCCAACGGCGGAACGGTCTACGTCGCTGACGACGCCGCGGACGCGAACGCCTACGTCGCCGACGTAGTCGACCACAATAGCGGTGGATCGAACGCGAAATCGGACGCGAGTGCGACGAACGTGAGCGCGACTCGAGCAAACGACGCTGCACCGACGGTCGTCAAGTCGAAGTCGATGACGACCGAGGAGATCGACCTCAACGACGCGCTCGAGACAGCGGGAGTGGAGGTCCACGAGACCGACCTCGGCGAGTGGGTCTTGCAGGTCGCCGACGACACACCCTCACACATCGTCGGGCCGGCGATGCACTTCACACGCGAGGAAATCACCGAGTTGATCACCGAGCGATTCGATCCGGACGAGTCGGTCGAGACGGCCGAAGAACTCACCCGCTTCGCTCGAGACTATCTCGGTGAGCGCATCCGTGAGGCCGACGTCGGCGTGACGGGGGCGAACTTCGTCGTCGCGGAAACCGGGACGATGGCCCTCGTCACGAACGAGGGCAACGCGCGCAAGTGCGCGGTCACTCCCGATACCCACGTGGCCATCGCGGGTGTCGAGAAGTTGATCCCCACCGTTTCCGACCTCGAGCCCTTCGTCGACATCATTGCCAAGAGCGCGACGGGCCAGCCGATTTCTCAGTACGTGACCATGTTGTCGCCGCCGACCGAGTCTCCGACGCTCGCGTTCGAGTCGGACGAACCGATCTCGAGTACCCGATCGACCGACGAATCGGAAGAGCCGAACGCGAACCCGGACCGAGACTTCCACCTCGTCTTGCTCGACAACGGGCGCATGGAAATGCGCGAGGACGAACAGCTTCGAGAGACGCTCTATTGCATCCGCTGTGGTGCCTGCTCGAACTCGTGTTCGAACTTCCAGGCCGTCGGCGGCCACGGCTTCGGCGGTGAAACCTACTCCGGCGGGATTGCGACCGGCTGGGAGGCCGGCGTGCACGGCCAGGACTCCGCAGCCGAGTTCAACGACCTCTGTACGGGCTGTACGCGCTGCGTCGACGCTTGCCCGGTGAAGATCGATATCCCGTGGATCAACACCGTCGTCAGGGATCGAATCAATCGCGACGAAGAACCCCCAGCCTACGACTCGCTCGTCGATGGGCTCACGCCGGACGCCGAGGGAGGTGGGCTGAACCTCGGGAAGCGATTTTTCGGAAACATCGCAACGGCCGCCAGACTCAGCTCCGCAACGGCGCCAATCTCGAATTGGATCGCCGATACCCCACCCGCCCGCGCGCTGCTCGAGCGAACGCTCGGGATCGATCGTCGCCGGGATCTCCCGACCTTCCAGCGAGAGTCCCTCGTCGAGTGGTTCGAGGCTCGAGGGGGAATCGAGGCCTCGAGACGCCGGGCAAACGAGGCACAGGAGCGAGGCGGAACGGCAGACGTGGAGCGCGAAGCCGTCCTCTACGCCGACGTCTACACGAACTACGTCGACACGGAGCGCGGCAAAGCGGCCGTCAGGACGCTCGAGACACTCGGCGTTCCGGTCCGCGTTCCTGACCTACCCGAAAGCGGGCGCGCCCCGCTCTCTCAGGGAATGGTCGCGACGGCGGATCGACAGGCGAGTCGCTTCTACGGTGCCATCGCGGAGGACCTCGATGCCGGTCGCGACCTCGTCGTCGTCGAGCCCTCCGATCTGGCCGCGTTCCACCGCGAGTACGAGCGGTTCCTCCCGGAAGCGTCGTTCGAACGGGTCCGTGACAACAGCTACGAGGTCTGTGAGTACGTCTACGGACTGCTCGAGAACGGAGCCGATCCGTCCCTGCTCGAGACGGGTGCGGAAGCTGCGGTCGGTGACGGGACCGCCGCCGGCGAACCGATCGCCTACCACGCTCACTGCCAGCAGCGAACGCTCGACCTCGAGGGGCCGACGCTCGCCGTGCTCGAGCGCTGTGGCTACGAGCCGACCACCTCGAGCGTCGAGTGCTGTGGAATGGCTGGTTCCTTCGGGTACAAACGCGAGTACTACGAGTTGAGTATGACCGTTGGCGACCGACTGGCCAGTGAGGTCGAGTCGGCGGAGACGGTGGTCGCCTCGGGTACCTCCTGTGGCGACCAACTCGAGTCGCTACTCGAGCGCTCGGTTCCGCATCCGATCGAGTTACTGGCCCCACGGCGGTGA